CTAGTGCTGTGTTAGCCAGAGGGCCATGGGGCTGAGGGCACAGACCTGTCCTTcagtcccgccccccccccctgccctgccccaccccatcccaccccaccccaaccccacccctgaGCCTGGGAGATCTTTTCCTGGGAAATGCCAGGATGCCTGGAgtagtgcctagcacatagtgaGCCCAGTACACAGAAGCTGTCGTTATAGTAACAGCCAGGCAAGCGTTGGAGTGACCCAGAGGAGTCATGTCTGAAAATCTGTCCCAGGAGAGCATTATCTGAATGCTCAGAGCTGCGGCTGTAACTGCATTCCGGAGGACTAATCTAAGcccctgggaggggggggggggggcgctggagCCCATCACTTGCACTGACCCCAGGGAGAGGAACCCACAAAAACGGGTGAGTCACCCCAGTGCCTTCCACCAGATACTCTCGTGTGCCTGTGGTCCTTGTAGCACGCACGTGGATTCCTTCAAcaagtaatttaaataattgaaaagctAGTTGCAAACACTCTGTAGCTAGACCCCAAATTCTGTTGGAAGGGAAGGCTGTcgtggcacacacacacacacacaggcacacacgttCGTCTGCAGGACTTACACCCGGTAGTGGGATGGGGAAGGGTTGAGGGGCAAAACCAAGTTCTTACTGGGCATAgttgtaagtttttaaatttttcactaGCAGGTAGCAACAAACAGGGCCCCTTCCTCAGCACTGCACCCCCATCCTGCCCACCCTGCTCTTGGGCTCTGAGGCAGCGAATCCTGGGGAAATTGGTCTTTTGGGCCCAATGCCCCAGTCTCCTGGCCTTAGGAACCTCCAGGACCACTGCCCCGCGCTCTCCACTCCAACCACTCAACCCGCCTGAAGAAAGACGCAGCCAGAGGCATGGAGAAAACATCCATCTCAGGATTTATTACAACACGTTGTTTCCAAATACAAAAGAAGGGGACAGGACAGGGAGCAGAGTGTGGCCGCACTGGGGGAAGGGTTCTGAGGTGGGGGCGGGCTGCCCAGTCCAGAGAGACTGGGAGCCATGCGGGGGACCTGCCACCTCTCCTCCGCTGGACTTTCCAGCAAATATTAGGAGGGGGCGGGGTCCATTCTGGGATGACCCCCAatgccagggccagggaggggggaggaggactGAGAGACTTGGAGAGGGCTAGGGCCTGGCCCCTGCCTCACCTCAGGCAGTGTGTGGAAGTGACCGGGGAGGGATGCGTGCCAGGGCCCAGTCCCCCCAGGACAAGAGAGGGGTGGCCAAGACAGGACCTCCCCACACATTGCAGCTGCTCACTTTGGGGTGACCAGTGCCTCAAGAGCAAGAGCCCCCCCACTCCAAGACCTAAGTTACAAGAGATGCTGGCGGCCctagagaaagggcagagggcagagagaggggaagaacgGGGGCTGTGGGACCTGCCTCCAGAGTTTTGGGCCCAACCAGTGGCCCCAGACCACTGTCTCCTGGACAGCACAGGGGTGGGGCGCGGAGGTGGGGACCAGTGCATCCTCCACACCCAGGGTCACCTCAGAAACCCAACGCGATAGACAGACAGAAGGCAAGTTTACATAAtcaatcataataataattaaccaataataaatacttaaacCTCTAATCCATAGATTGCAAACACAACAATGATAGCTTATTTTCTTGGGAaatggggtggggacagagggaacagGAAGAGGACTTTTGCTTAAAGGAGGGATGACAGGTGCACGGGGCTGCAGGTCAACAGAACAAACAGAAGAAACAGCCACAGGGCAGCTGCCTGAAGACTCAGTTCGcccagctgcccctcctgccaAGCCCCTGGCCTCTTCCCGAGGCGACCAGTCACCCCCCCCTCCACTAGACACTAGGACATCTGAGGGTTGGGGGACATCTCCTGCCTCCAAAAGCCATGGGTCCCAGTGACCCAAGAGGGTGTGGGGCAGGTGCAGCTGTGGCTTTTCCCTGCTTTAGTGCCAGGCCAGCCCACCCGGGCCAACAGGCCACCTGGCATATCACTTGAAGATACTAGGGAGGCTTCAGAGGCGAGAGCTCCCCAGGGGAGTATAGGAGTGCTCTTCTTCAAGGACCCcgtggggctggggcaggtgggggggggacacctgcacctgcccATATCAGGGGTCTTTGTTTGGAGACGGCTCTCCCAAAGCTAAGGACCCCCATCCCCTGGAAGCATAAGGGTCTGACAGGTGCTTAACTACCTCCTCAGTCGGCAAGGCAGCCAGCTCCTGGTGGAGGCCCTCCACCTGTAGGAACATACCTGAATTACAAGTTTGGCCTGGGGCCAGTGGGGGAAGAGCCCAGAACCAGACTCTAAATGCATCTGCCCTCTGACCAGTGGAGACAGCACTGGCTAGCCCAGCTCCTCCTGCCTCATACCCACTGGGGCCTGgtgcctctcctctttccctcaccTGGTAGGTGGTGCGGAGCAGCACCCCCGagtagaggaggaggagcagcctcCACGGAACAGCCTCGCTGAACCCAAGAAACTGGCCCTGGTCTCAGGCAGGAGTGGGAGGCATTTCGCCTCCATCCCTGCCCTGGGGACCCACGGCAGCTGACACTCAAGAGCCCCCTCATGGAGCCCCTATCCTGTCCTATCCCCAGCCTGCTCCGAATACTCTAGCCTCTCCAGGCCCAAAGCCAGTCTATACCAACCGGGCaatggggcggggtggggggcgggggaggcagagggcaggggttgggggtgccTCCAGCTGGCAGAGCCGCCTCGGCTACACCCCAGCTCCTGGGACATGTCCCCCACCTAGACTTTGGTGCAGAGCCcaagaaaggagcagaggaggaggaatggagaggagggggcagggaggggcagggaggggtaggGAGGTTCTGCGGCTCAGTTTGTGGCaaagtttttttctccttttttcccctttttcttatGTAAAAAGTGCACGAAAGCTCGGCAGCCTCTTTGCAACGGTCAGCAGTgtttcctgggggggggggggaagggaggggaccCCAGGCCTGGCACCCCAGCttggggctgaaggtggcctcATATTGCTTAGAAACGTGTGTTTCAGTTTAAATACCAGACAGTAAAAATAGAGCTCCGAGGACCGCCCGCACTGTTGCCAAATCATTGCCAGAATGAAcagcttaaataaataaaaaattgaaatatttacttCTCGATAAAAATCGCAGTAAAACCATTTACCTTTctttgcattatatataatatatatttatagcgGGCCGGCTGCTGGCGACCCAGGCCAGGAGCCGAGGGCAGCGGAGCGCCGGGCGCCGGTCCCTGGCCGCCGTCAGGACACCTCGATGACCTCCACGCTGCCCGAGAAGCTGGCCTGCTTGCCCAGGGCGGCCAGCTCCTCACCCCGCGCGCGCCCCTCCACCATGCCCTCCTCGAACTCCATCTGGCAGCTTCGGCGCTTGAACTGCGTCTCCGGGGCCGGCTCGTCGGGCCAGCCGGTCCGCGCGTCCCGGGCCTCGGCCCtcgccgcctcccgccgccgcaggtcgccgccccccgcgccctgaGCGCCCGCCCGGCCGAAGGGCGCAAAccgcgcgccgcccgcgcccTGCGCCCCCTCGGGGCTGAAGCACCAGGGCCCGTCGGGCGACGGCGTACCGGGGGAGTCGAGCGGCGGCGCCCAGCTCCCGGGGCCGACGGGCTGGCCGGGGCCAGGCAGCCCAGGGGCCGACAGGGCCGAGAGGCCGAGCCGCGTAGTCTGCCGGGCGGCGTCACCGAAGTTCAGGCCGAGCCCGTGCGCCGGGGAGCGCGCCGGGGAGCCGGCGGGAGGCCGGGGCCGCCGGCGGAGGCGCGGGCGCGTCTCCGGCACCGCGTCCGGGCTGTCGGGGCCCGGCGAGGGCAGGCCCAGCGCGCCCCCCGACGGGCTGTCCAGCTTGCAGAGCTTGGGGGCCTCGCCGGGGTCGGGGGGCCCCGGGTCGTCGGGCCGCCGGCTGGGGGCATAGGCCGACTTGATGTCCAGGGAGAAAGAGCGCTTCAGGCGGTTGGTGTCCTGGAGGCGGTCGGAGGACAGGTGCAGGCCACGCAGGCCCTGCTGCAGCGCGCTGgtggccggggccggggcaggcgCGGGCAGCTCCCCGCCGGTGCCAGGCGCGCCCTCCCTGGCCGCACTGGCCGCCGCGCTCCCGGTGGCAGCGCTCTCTGAGGtaggtggtggcggcggcggcagcggggcggcggggcctgggaggggctcGGGGGTCCCCGGGTGGGACGCCCCGTCCCCCTGCAGGGCAGCCAGCAGCTTCAGGCTGCGCTCATACTCCAGCAGCTGGCCCAGGAAGTTGAAGTTGGGAGAGATGGATGGGCGCCGGTCCTTCACGAACCTGGGGGAAGGCGGCTGCGTTGGAcaggctccctgcctgtctccccctctccccagctccccctgctgtgctggGGCACACAGCGGGTGTGCACACCAGAGAGTGCTGGAGCCAgcgcctgcctccccctcccggcCAGGTCCATTCTGCTGCTCTCGTGGGTGGAGAGGGGACGGCAAGGGCTGCTTCCAGCCTTCCACTTCTGAGcccaggaagaagggagaggctACCTGTAGGCATCGTCAGAGGACATGCCCATGGTCTTCATGATGTACGCGATGGCGATGGTGGCAGAGCGGGAGATGCCAGCCAGACAGTGGACGATGACTTGGCAGCTGGACAGCTTAGCTTTATCTGGAGGCAGGAGCCATGGGGCCAGATGAGCGCTCCGGTTGCGCAGCCCTTCCCTAACCCAGGTAGGGGACCTTCCTGCCCTCCCGCCCACCATCCCAGCTCTGTCTGAGGCCCAAGCGCCGATGGTCACAgtgcttctcccctgcctcctgCACACCCTCCTCCACGagacccccacaccccccccacccccgaggaCGCGGGCAGGAGGGCGCCCCCCTCACCGATGAACTCAATGGACTTGTCCAGCCAGGGCAGCAGCTTTTCGCAGTAGTTGTCGTTGATGGGAATGCGCATGAAGCGGCTCTCACAGATGAAGTCCGGCTTGGGGCAGGAGTTGCTGGCATTGAGGACATAGCTTATTCCATTCTGGGTCATCAGGTCCTGGAGAGACGGGGGAGGGGACAGGTTGGACAGGGGTGCCCTGGAGGTGGAAGCCTGGCTCCAGGAGCCCCTCCCACTTCCACCTGGGAGCTCAGAGCCTCTGGAGCCTCCAGAGCGGGGTCTGGATGCTGGTCTCCGCTGGCGCCGCCCACAGCCTGAGGTAGGCTCCCAGGAATTTTATGGCTGCCTGGGCGGTGGCTTTACCCTCTTCCCTCATCACAATTTTAAAACACGGGATTCTTTCTGCGCTGGCCAGGGGCCCAGTGACATCAGCAGTTTGGCATGTGGGCTCCACCGCCTAAGGGGCTGGGAGCTGCTTCTCCACCCAGCCCTACTCTGGTCCTACCCAGCCCCCTTGCGATCTCCTGCCCTCAACCTAGTCTTCTCCCACACCATGCTCACTCATCCCCTCATTGGCTTTCAGCTCCTTTCTGCGCCctgcccccgcaccccccccccccccaaccagccCAGGAGCTGCACCTGCGCTCCTGCCACCTTTCCCGGCCAAGCCCACACACCTTGTTCAGGACATCTTTCTGAGAGCCCAGGTAGAGGTGAGGCAGGATGCGGGTCAGGCCCACACTGGGCacaggcaggcagggctgggagaggctcatgggcagcagggcagcaggcttGCCCTCACAGAGgccagggaagcaggaggagaaggtGGCAAAGCCCcctgcagaaggaggagcagaggagacgTGGGTCAGGCGGTCAGCCGGCTGGGGTATGAGAAAGAGCCCAGGGCACCCGACCACCCCTACATCTCAGCCACACCCAGCCTGGACTCCCAGCCCAAAGTGATGCCAGCAGGTGAGCCTCTGGCCTGGGCACCTGGTGTCAGTGCTAGGTGCTGGAGGGCTGCTCTCACTAAGTTGAGGCGTGTGCTGTGCCCATATACGGCCTGCCCCTTACGCCCACATTCCTCCCCAGGCTAATTAGGAGCTGGCTCCCCTGGGGACGCTGCTGTGATGCCCATAAATGTGGGGTCAAGGTGGCAGGCCAGCCTAGCACGTGCAGGACCCAGGCAAGGGTGAGTTCAGACGCTATTGCAGGCTCCTGTTGATGGTGTGGATCTTCCGTGCCCATGGCTGGAAGCCAGCCTgggccttcctgcctctccccctgggcTGATGCAATCCCTCCCTGACTCTACTTGGCTGGAGGCCCCAGGCCAAGCTTGGGTGCCAGGACCAGCAGGCAAGGGCTTCCAAGGGGCCCTCCTCCCCCCTGGGCATGACATCACCTACTGGAATTGGCGTGGCCCGCGGGGGCACCTGTGCCCTAGTTAGGGCTCCATTCTGCCCAGAAGACAGCACCAGAGGATGGACTAAGAGCTGGGAACCCCCGGGACTGTGAGCAAGCAGGGCACGCAGCGGGCGCACGTCCTACACGTGCCTGGCATGTGCGCTGCCTTCCTACCACATTCACATCCTGGGCCATAGGTCAGTGGAGGGAGCATCTCCACTGGCCCTGAAAGACCCAGGTGGGAATCCCTAGTTTCTCCCTGACTCAGTGAGTGGCCACAGGCAGAGCTCATCACACCCTGGCCTGTTTCTGCATCCTGCCTGCCACATAGCACAGTTGTGAGTCTCAAGGGAAATGATGCCCATGCAGACACACTGGGAGCTGACCTGCCCACACCCACAGCTGGGTGATCGCCAGCTCCTGGGGTAAGGGGTGAGATGAGACTACCTGGTCGCCACCCTGGAGTTAACCACACTTTCGGCGACACAACCCCATGGACATTCCCTGCTCTCAGTGGACTGATCCATTACAGAGTACAGATGGACGGGGGCCTCGTCTGACGTGCCACAGAAGGAGAGTGAGGGCACGGGTCCCAGTCCACGAGACCCCCAGTGCTCTTTCCTGGGCTGCAGAAACAGCTGGTGCCAGACCCTGGCTGGTTTCCCAGGACAGAGATACCTGGTGCCCTCAGCCTTCACCCCTGGCCCAGCTCAATGGCCAGTTTGTATAAACTGCCAATCGGAGTGCCTGCCATGTGTGCTCTGTGGCTCCCAATGGAGGCTTGACTTTGGCAGGGGGCATGGTGATGTGGAACCTCCAGCTGAGGGAGGGGAGGCACCAGCAGTGAAGGAGAAGCTTTCCCTATCTTGGCAACCTGCTGGCTGGATAGGGAGACGTGGGTGATTGTCGGCATCAGTGACAACCCAGTTCACAGGAGAAAGCTGACCGGGGTGCTGGGGCAGGGCTCCTGTTTACCAGTCAGAGCCAGGGGTTCCCTGGATGTTCCTCCTGAAGGAGAGCCCCCCCTACCCCAGGAGGGGCAAGGTCGGCAGGACCTCTCCAAAGACTCATCTCTACCCTATGCCTCCCTTGCTCTCTGGGTGGCCTAAGGTGAAGGGTGGGGGGCTGTATTCCACCAGGAACCTCCCCCACAAAGGGGGATCTCTGGACAGGTGCAGACACACCAGATTTGACCGCAACTCCTCAGGTAAAGCCCCACAGGAGTGCCCCCAACCTGGTAACTGCCCCATGGATGCCAAGGGCAGCAGAGCCCGAGGCCCTGCCCCTCCCGTGATTTCAGGACCCTCCCAGGTTCTGGGGCGCAGGAGACGGCCACCCTTGGCTGGGTCAGTGGCAGCAGGCCTGGACCCTCCCAGGTGCTGGCACTACTGGCAGCAGGGGCGCCCCCACCCCGAGGCCTCCCCAAGGGCAGGAGGGAtgcccacctccctctgcctcaccgcTTCCCGGCTCTGCGCCACACAATGGAATCCCGGATTCGCACAAAAGCCCATGCCCAGGACGCAGCGCGTCCACCGTCCCCCGACTccgcgggccccgggccccgccagTGCCCCCGCCCGCGGCTCCCCCGCGCGCTCTCCTGCCCCTGGTTGGGCGGCGCGCCTCGCAGCCCCGGTACCGCCGcggcccgcccccgcgcccgcgcccgcgccccccgcaggGTCCGCACCTGcgcacgccccccacccccaccccgcgccccgcgcgccctccGCGCACCCTCCGCGCACGGGGCGCTCCCGCCGCGGTCTCCGGCCAGGGTCCGAGGGCGGCGCGTGCGGGGTCGGGCCGCGGGGACCCACCGACCCGGCGCGGCGACACCACCAGCCCGCATTCCGCAGCAACGCGCACCCGGGCGAGGGCCGCCCGCCGCTTAAAGGGCCAGGCTCCCTTTCCGTCCCCGCCCCGCCGGACGTCACCGCCGAGCcgctgtggggggcgggggggggcagcggTCCCGGCAGCGGGTTCCGGACCCCAGCGCGCCTGCCCCGCggccctctcctgcctctcccctgcctccgCAAGCCGCCGCGGTCTCCCCGAGAGGGATCGCCCCGCCATCCTCCTGCGCCCCACCCACCGAGGGGGGTGCCCCCTTTCTGGCCTCTGCTGAGCCCCATCCCCCTGGACAGTCACTTCCCCTTGTGGCTGGGCAGCGGCCCTCTGACCGCCTCGCCCCAGCCTTGCCTTCCCATTCCCACCGGTCCCGCAGCTGTGCTTGCCTCTGGTGGGAGCTGTGGGCCAGGCTCTGATGCTGCCCCCCAGCCCGGGGCCTGCTTGGTGCCACCAGGAGCCCGTCTCACTCACACCACGGTGGGTCAGGacttgggcctcacctggcccccaGGAaagcaggggcaggcaggggagaaAGAGCAGGTGGCCGCCCCAAGGGTTCAGCCAGCCAAGTAGGGCACAGCCAGGTCCCTGGTGAGCCCTCGTGGCACATCCCAGCCTCGGCGTCCGCCCTGCCTGCTGGGTGAGGGGCCCCCCGCTTCAGAGGAGACTGACATGAGAGGTTGGAGGCTTTCCTGGGAGGCCTGATAGTAAGGGAGGGAGGGCACTGCCCTGGACCTGCTTCTCAAGACTCCCAGGAGGCCTGGGGACTCCCACTCCTGACTACAGAGCACGCGCAtgcacacgcacgcatgcacacgcacgcatgcacacgcacgcatgcacgcacgcacaGGCACATTGACATGCGCAGGTGTGAACATACACGCTGGGTTCCCAGCTGGGCTCCTGTTCTGCCCAGGACACCTGCCAAAAAGCCCAGACCTCTGTGccctctctgtcttctccctACCCACTCAGCCCCCAAACAGCTCAGGGGGCAGTCTGCAATTCTGTGGCTTCTGGTCCCAGagttcacacacatgcacataaaccCACATCCTACCCACACAAATTGGGGGTCGCCGAGGTGGGACACATACGCACAAGCACGGATCACCAGCATCCCAGAGCCACACACAGATGCAGATGCCCTCGGACTGTGTAGACCCAGACACAGGTGTAGATGGCAGCGCGCACACCTGCATACACTGCAGACCCACCAAGAAGCCCTTGGGGTGAGCTCAAGGGGTGCTTCCTCCTAGAGGTCAGCCCAGAACAGCCCAACTAAAGCCTTGGGTAGGTTCTCCCCAAAACTTCCCCTGGGCAGTGGTGAAGGTCTGTGCTCCCACTGGACACCAGTGCCAGGGGGCCAACCCAGTGCCCACGGACTACCCCACAGGGTGCCCACACACAGGGGCTGCTCAGGGCACATGTGCTGAATGCACAGAAGAGTCCTATCAGCTGTGTGAGGGTAGAGATGGCACCCTCATCAGCCCTCTCCATCCTCTGCTCACCTGCAGTGGCCCCTGGCACCCAGAGGCCCCAGACCTGGGCAGGGAGGGTGCACCTCCCTGGGACAGGCCAGCTCAACCCagccctgggtcctgggctgCCTGGGGGAGGTGGATTCTACAGAGGTGCCCAGCCCCTGCCTACAGGAGGACGGAATCATCCAGAACCACTGTGGAgcctgtggtgtgtgtgtgtgtgtgtgtgtgtgaggcacTCATATGCGtatggcgggggggtggggggggggtgggtttcccagcctccaggatgGCTGGGCTGTTTTCGGGGAACAGCCAGCCCTATAGGAACCTCTGCTGGCCCCCAATCAGGGGTCAGGCACTCTGCCAGCTGCAGCGTTCAGAGGCACCCTGTCCTGGACCAGTTCTGCTCAGATTGGGACTGTGACTCCCCTTCCCAacagctggaggggcagagacacatcCTTGCCTAGACccgtccctcctcccctgccagtGGAGGGGCGGGCCCATGTTGGGGGGGGGTTCTGAACtgtgggggcccagggaggggacgATGGGGCTGCAAAGAGCTCTGGTTACTGAGATGGCACCCCTAGCTCCAGACACTGCCCTAGTACCTGCTGGTCTCTGGGCTCAGAGAAGAGAGCAGAGGTGGGTCCAGAGCCCTGactccccaggtgcccccgcaGCTAGGCTTACAGTGAGGAGAGGACACCCCAGAGCCTCTGCCCGAGGTGTGTCTGGAGCTCACCCGTGAGGATGGCCACGCTGTCGAAGCAGCCGTCCAGCTTGCTGAGCAGGATGGAGAGGAAACTGTCCGCGGCCAGCACGCTGGCGTCCCGTGTGCTCTGGTCATACACTACCACGTCCTGTGGCTCTGCGGCCTCCACCTGGGGGCCGTGAGGGCAGAGGTCAGGGCACTGCTGGGCATCTGCTggatgccccctgccccctcctgccaccCTCTGCTACTGGGCAGGCTCTGGCGGGGAGGGGTTATCCCTGCCTTGCTGCCTCACAGGGAGGGCAGACTTTCACCTATCCACCTCCTGGCTCACACCTGGATGGGGCTAAGtacccacagacacacagggaggctCTCAGAGCAGGAGGAAACAGGGGGAGGTGCTCATCTCCATGCTGCACCCTTGTGTGCAGTCACCCCAGCTAAGGGAACAGACGGGGTGGGCATCCAGGGTGGGCCAGGCTCATGTGAAGGATGTGCAGGTGAATGTGACAGTGTTCTCGGGGACAGGTGCAGGTGGCCACAGTGACAGGAATGTACAGACTCTGTCAGGGTGTCTGGAGGCAAAGGGAAAACTGTCCCCAGGGTCACGGGGAGGCGTGTTTAGAGGCTCCTGAGGGTGGGGTGCCTTTGGGTCTGGGCAATCCCCTAGCCAGTGATGGGCAAAGTGGGGGCTGCGGCAAGAGCCCCTATAATTCAGGAGGCAGCTAGAGGTTGGGGTTCCactgccctcctcccagccttGGGACCAGATGCTGAGCAGCTTTTGCTCGGAGTGGTTAATGCCCTGCCCCCCAAGCACACTCGGCCCCTAAGCCAGCTGAGCCGCCAGCCCTGGGCTGGATGATGTCACCAGCAGCCAATGGGATTGCACTCTGGCAGGGAGTCCTCGCTGGGGGTGATTAATCACCGGATTCCCCTCATCAAGGCTGCAGGGAGCTGGTTCTGGCCTTGGGAGGGGGGGGACTCCCCACAAGCGGCTGTACCACCTGGGTCCTCACACCCAGCTCTGCTGGCCCAAGGCCTGTGACCAACACCCTCTCATAGCTCTGAGCTGCTGGGcatgccacccccccccccccgccccctgacCCGTGCCAGAGGTACCCTGCCTCCCCAGGTCACCAGGCCAGTGGTCCCTCCCAGTGCTCCTGGCTCCATTGCAGGTGACCTGGGATGATCTGGGGCGGTGGAGGGGGGAGGCATAGAGAGAATTCTGGGTCACTCCGAACTCTAGGGGAAAGAACTGGAGGGGGGGGCTGGGCACACGCGGCTCAGCATAAGCCTCTTGGCCCCCCTCCTGTGTTCCTCTGGGTTCTCGCAGCCATCAGTGTGCGCCTGACCAGCTGCCACCATGGCTGCCACCATGGTTCGCTGCCCTGCTGCACCCCTCTCTGAGTCCTGATCTGGACCCCAGGGACATGGCCCCATCTTAGGTGGCAAGGACCCACATAGGGTCAGCAGcctctgggggggaggggtgatGGATTGTATCTGGGGAGAGGGTatcagcccggggggggggggggtctccctGGGGAGGGGCATCTGTCCACCCTAAGATGAAGCtcagggagaggggtgggggctgcctaCAAGGCCCGAGGAATGGAACGGCTTAGAACATTCTGACCCAAAGAGCTCAGTTTGGGTTTGAGGGCAGAGGAGGCGGAGGCTGCCCCAGCTGAGAGCCCCCGTCTGTGTACCTGGCCGAGGAACTCTGCCCTCGCCCCTGGAAGTGATGGGTGtctgggtggggacaggggacagggcgTGGGTGGCAGGGGCCAGGTACCTGGCCGCGCACGGCTGGCTGGATGAGCTCGGCGATGGTCACCTTGCCCTGCTGCAGCCGCCGCTTCACCAGCTTGGAGCAGCAGATGTTGACAGAGCTGAGCACGTGCCAGCTGTTGTACTCCACAAAAGAGCGGCTGTCGATGACCAATGGTCCCCCAGGTCCGCCCCGCAGGAGGCTGGCCAGCTTCTTGGCATCCATCACCTTCCGAGGGAGCCGGTCCCCAGCCATGGTGGGgcagtgggcagtggggagggggtgagccCTGCAGTGCACAGGGGCTGCTCCGAAGGCCAGGGATGTGGCCTACAGTTTGGAGGGACCGGGCATGGTGCCAGacctgcagggagaggcagatggtCAGCAGTGGTGCAGGCCCCCAAGGTGGGCACCCGGCCAGCTCCCCCGGCAGGCCAACCTCAGAAGGACTCATGCTGGGACCTGAGGGCAACAGAATGTTTGAGCCTGACATGCACCCATGGGGGCCCTTCCTCCCTTGGGGTAAGTCGGCAGCCCCTCTGGCCCTGTGAAAGTAAAGTCCCCTAGCATCTGAGGCAAGCAGGGTGGGCTCTGTGGCCCTTGGACCAGGAGAATGATCTGGAATGGTCCCATTCAGCTCTGGACTGTGCAGGTCATGGTGACAGCCTCTCAGTGGGACACAGCAAGGGTCTCAGGGCTTGGACTGGGCTGGATGTGCAGGACAGGCCTGAGAACCCCTCTCCTGGGCCCTTGGGTTCACGGGCCCTCACTCAATCCAGAACATTCATCCTGCCCCCAAGGCTTCTGTCATCCCATTGCCGGGATGCAAacttctccctctctggcctGCACATCTTCTTAATCTCCAGAACTCTGGGCAAGGCAGGGATCCAgagcctgccccctgccccaacaCAACCCCCTCTCCAGCCCTGCCCAGTACCAGTGCTCCAGAAGCAGATAACTGGACCCATAGGAAGGGGCAGGTGCCCAGGCAGGGTGCTGGAGGGGTCTTGGGAGTGGAGGCTGGGCTCCTACGCTCCTGCCATTGTCCCAGTAATGCCAGCTGCAAAAAGG
The Canis lupus familiaris isolate Mischka breed German Shepherd chromosome 18, alternate assembly UU_Cfam_GSD_1.0, whole genome shotgun sequence genome window above contains:
- the DUSP8 gene encoding dual specificity protein phosphatase 8, with amino-acid sequence MAGDRLPRKVMDAKKLASLLRGGPGGPLVIDSRSFVEYNSWHVLSSVNICCSKLVKRRLQQGKVTIAELIQPAVRGQVEAAEPQDVVVYDQSTRDASVLAADSFLSILLSKLDGCFDSVAILTGGFATFSSCFPGLCEGKPAALLPMSLSQPCLPVPSVGLTRILPHLYLGSQKDVLNKDLMTQNGISYVLNASNSCPKPDFICESRFMRIPINDNYCEKLLPWLDKSIEFIDKAKLSSCQVIVHCLAGISRSATIAIAYIMKTMGMSSDDAYRFVKDRRPSISPNFNFLGQLLEYERSLKLLAALQGDGASHPGTPEPLPGPAAPLPPPPPPTSESAATGSAAASAAREGAPGTGGELPAPAPAPATSALQQGLRGLHLSSDRLQDTNRLKRSFSLDIKSAYAPSRRPDDPGPPDPGEAPKLCKLDSPSGGALGLPSPGPDSPDAVPETRPRLRRRPRPPAGSPARSPAHGLGLNFGDAARQTTRLGLSALSAPGLPGPGQPVGPGSWAPPLDSPGTPSPDGPWCFSPEGAQGAGGARFAPFGRAGAQGAGGGDLRRREAARAEARDARTGWPDEPAPETQFKRRSCQMEFEEGMVEGRARGEELAALGKQASFSGSVEVIEVS